A region of the Dyadobacter sp. CECT 9275 genome:
CGCGGAATGCCTCTTTCCAGGGTGCTTTTCCACCAAATTGTCCTGAAAACATTTTACTGAAAGGGCCGCATCCTCTGCCACCTCTGAATCCAAATCCGTGATGATGATGTGTATCTGCTGTTTGCTGGTTGTTCATGACTTTACTTGTTTTTGAATTGAATAATTGTTTGTTAAGAATGGAAGCGCCAATGGCCTCTGGTGTTAATTAATTGGGATAATGGTTTGCTGCGAAACATTTGCACGAACCGTTATCGGTCCCGTCCACTGATTACGGTCTGCCGACGGAGTGATCCCGCCGCTAACATAGGCGCTGTGCTGTCCGGCGTGCAGTCGGTAAGCGGGCCTCCCAGCCATACGGCGAACCAAAGCGATCACCCCGCCGACGAGCAAAATACCGACCAGTAATTTGAAGAGCATGATCATAATAAAAGACACCAGGCCTACAATTACGGTGGCGCCAATAAGGCGGGGGAATATGAAACGAAGGTTATTTCTCATGGTTTTTGTTTTTAACAGTTAATTTCTAATGATGACGTTTGATCTTTTCTTTTACTTTAACATGTATGAAAATTTGTTTTGAATAAGGTGAAGCTGCGTTTCATGTTACAGTTAACGGTTCCGGCTGCTGCCTTATGTGATAGTGGACGGACAAGCACCCCGTTTTACTTTAAAGTTGTTAAAATATTTTTCAGGAAAAATAAAAAAATGCCATAAAACCCTATTATTCAGATATATATACAAAAATTAAAACAACCTCACCATGGAAGTACCGGAAAAATTCACGCACGGGACATTCCTCTCCTGACTATGAAAAGTAACTCTTAATAATCCAGAGCACCGCCTTTTCACTAGCCCGAAAACGGCATGGCTTAGTACCATTAATTGTAAAGTACACTACGATCAAAAATGAGACTTAACGGTTTTACCCTTCTATCAATACTCGCCATTCTTTCGGGCATTCTGAGTCCTGTGCTTTTTGCGCAGAAAAACAAAACTTATCCCGCCTCTCCTTTCCCTGATCGTGTTATTCTCGGATTCAAAGGTGACCCTGCCCATTCACAGGCCGTTAGCTGGCGGACGGACGCTACCATCCTTAACGCAATGGCCGCTATTCATGAAGCGGACCCCTCGCCAGATTTTCAGCCGAAAGCAACCGTGGTGAGGGCAACCAGCCAGCAGGTAACCCTGGATGGAAGCCTGGTTACTTTTCATGAGGTGAATTTCACAGATCTCAAACCCGCAACGCAGTATGTTTATCGGGTTGGGAACGGATCGTACTGGAGTGAGTGGTTTCAATTCACTACTGCATCAGAGAAACGAGAGCCCGTATCTGTCCTTTATTTCGGCGACGCTCAAAACGACATCCGATCCATGTGGTCAAGAGCCATCAGAGGTGCATTTTCCAAAATGCCAAAAGCAAACCTGATCATCCATGCCGGTGACCTTGTCAACCATTCCTACACCGATGCGGAATGGGGCGAGTGGTTTGAAGCCGGAGGCTGGATAAATGGCATGGTGGCCAACCTACCATCGCCCGGGAATCATGAATACGTTGGAGATGGTACCGAAATCAGAAAACTGTCCGGACACTGGCGTCCTCAATTTGCATTACCTGAAAACGGCCCCGAAGGCCTGGCAGAAACGGCTTACTATATTGATTACCAAGGAATCAGATTTATTTCCTTTGATACCGAGGCAGGTCTTCAGCAGGCATCCGTAATGGACAGACAGATTGCCTGGCTCGAAAAGGTACTCCGGGAAAACACAAACCGCTGGACCGTGATGATCCATCACCACCCGGTACTTTCGACTAATTCTTCCAAAAAAAGAAGTAACGACGACTGGCACACCAAACTGGAACTGCTCTATAAAAAATACAAAGTGGATATTGCCTTACAGGGACATGAACATACCTATGCCAGGGGTGTGAATATTCCGATAGGGCAAAGCAGGAAAAAGCCTGATGGCCCCGTATATGTCGTTTCCGTAAGCGGCCCTAAAATGAGTGGCCTCGCTCCCCAGGACTGGATGGACCGGGCCGCTGCAAATACCCAACTTTACCAGACCATTACCATCAGCGAAGACAAGCTCTCCTACCAGGCATTCACCGTCAGTGGGGACTTGTATGACACCTTTGAACTGATCAAAAACAGAAAAGGCGTAAATCGGCTGAAAGAACTTTCAACGGAAATCAAAATAAGGGAACGGGTGGAGCTGCCTGAGCGTATGCTTAAAAGCCTGAAAGAGGAAGATCTGAAAGAATACAATGAACGTTTCAGGGCCTACAAAAAAAGAAAAGGATTGAATTGAGGTAAGTAAAATCTGAGTTTTCGTCGCTTAATGAAGCATCTTCCTACTCAGTAAATATCAGCAAGTTGACAAAGAAAGCGCTTATCCTCGGTTTTTTCATACTCGTTAAATTCGCGCTTCATTATGTCATCATCGCTCCCGAATATGATTTGCACCGGGATGAATACCTGCACCTCGACCAGGGCAAACACCTGGCCTGGGGGTATCTGTCGGTTCCGCCTTTTACTTCCTGGATTTCCTTTCTGATCCAACTGCTGGGCAATTCGGAGCACTGGGTAAAATTTTTTCCTGCACTTTTTGGAGTACTGACATTGGTGGTTGTCTGGAAAGCCACTGAGAAACTGGGAGGGAATTTGTTTGCACTCATACTGGGTGCTACGGCTATCACCTTTTCTGCACTGCTGAGGATTAACATGCTCTACCAGCCAAACTCTGCCGACGTGCTGGGCTGGACGTTGCTCTACTTTTTTGTGCTTCAGTATATCCAAACCGGTACAAATAAATGGCTTTACCTCGCAGCTATGTTAGCAGGGATAAGCTTTTTAAACAAATACAATATTGTTTTTCTGGCAGCAGGCCTGGCGCCTGCACTTTTGCTGACACGTCATCGTAAATTATTCACGAATAAGGGGTTGTACCTGGCAGTACTCCTTACATTCCTGATCATCCTGCCCAATCTGATCTGGCAGTACCAGCATCATTTTCCGGTGATACACCACATGAAACTACTGTCAAAAACCCAGCTGGTAAATGTAAACAGGCTGGATTTTCTCAAAGAGCAGGTACTTTTTTTCCTCGGATCGGCGTTTGTCATCCTGGCCGCTTTCATTTCATTTTTTATTTATCCTGCCTTCAGGAAATACCAGGTTTTCTTCTGGTCATTTGTTTTCACCTTATCACTCTTTACCTATCTGCGCGCCAAAGGCTACTATGCCATAGGGCTTTATCCCATTTTCATCGCATTTGGATCGGTTTATCTTGAAACAATATTTACCAAAAGGCTGGCCTGGCTTCGCCCGGTGGCTGTTCTGGCTATTATTGGGTTATTCATCCCGGCTTTCAGGGTTGCCTTTCCAATGAAAAGCCCTGCGGATATTGCCCTGGATTCAAAAACATATAAAAATTTGGGGCTGCTGCGCTGGGAAGATGGAAAAGACCATGAGCTGCCTCAGGATTTTGCAGATATGCTGGGCTGGAAAGAATTGGCGGAAAAAGTGGATGCCGCTTACGAAAAAATAAGCGACAAAAAACATACCCTGGTACTCTGCGATAATTACGGGCAGGCCGGTGCAATCAACTATTATTCAAAATTTAAAAACATCAGTGCCGTTACCCTGCATGCCGATTATATAGACTGGATTTCGCTGAACGACGAAGTAAAAAATATAATTCTCGTGCAAAATGCTGATGACGATGACAAGGAACGAAAAAAGGAAAAACCCCTTTTCAGGGAAATACGCCAGACAGACAGCTTAAAAAATCCATTTGCCCGTGAATTTGGAACCAGTATCTATGTTTTGCTTGACGCCCGGGTTTCTATTAACGACATTCTCAGAAAAGACATGGAAGAAAAAAGGTGGCGCTGAGGCTTATGCAACAAAATCCGGGGGCAATAGTAGTTTTTGGCACCACCCATGTTTACTTAAGCCAAAGCAATGTCTGGTATAGAAATCACTACCCGGAAATCAATTATGAAAATGATCAGAACTTTTCTAATCCTCTTTTTTACCTGCTTAGGACTATCCCTCTCCCAGGCTGCAGACATTACGATTAAAATCACCAACAGGTACCTCAACCTTCCCGTTTCTCAAAAGCAAAACAGAGGTACCATGCAATTTGAGGTAGGTGGGAAGCAGGAACGCGCCTTTAAAATACGACTGGCAGCTGACCCAGAGTATTGGGTATTCTGTGATATGGCCGCCTTACGAGGACAGACGATTAAAATCAGCTATGATGGCCATGCCGCAGGGTTGGATAAAATTTACCAGGCTGATCAGATAGCGGGGCAGGATTCACTTTACAGAGAAAAAAATCGTCCACAATTTCATTTTACTTCCAGAAGAGGCTGGAACAACGACCCAAACGGGCTGATCTTTTACGAAGGCGAATACCACCTTTTTTACCAGCATAATCCTTATGAAAAAGAGTGGGAAAATATGTCGTGGGGGCATGCCGTAAGCGAGGATATGCTTCACTGGAAAGAACTGCCAACTGCTCTGAGTCCTGATCACCTGGGTACTATGTTTTCGGGATCAACCGTAATTGACTACAACAATACTGCTGGTTTTAACAAAGGTAACACCCCGGCGATGGTGGCTGTCTACACAGCAGATTCTCCCGAAAAGGAAGTTCAGTGTATTGCGTACAGCCTGGATAAAGGTCGCACCTGGACGAAATATGATCAAAATCCGGTGATCGACTCAAAAGCAAAATGGAACAGCAAGGACACCAGAGATCCCCGGGTATTCTGGTACAAACCCGGCAAGCATTGGGTGCTCGTACTGAATGAGCGCGACGGCCATACCATTTATACTTCCAAAAACCTGAAAGACTGGAAAGCCGAAAGTCACGTTACTGGTTTCTGGGAATGCCCTGACCTGTTCGAACTTCCCGTTGACGGCGACAGAAGTAAAACCAAATGGGTTATGTATGGTGCTTCCAATACTTACATGGTCGGTTCATTTGACGGCAAAACCTTCCGGCCGGAATCCGGCAAGCATTATTATACCACCGGTACGATATACGCAGCACAAACCTTCACCAACATTCCTGAGTCAGACGGGCGTAGGATACAGATCGGCTGGGGCAGGGTGTCGCATCCGGGAATGCCCTTCAACGGCATGATGCTCCTGCCCACAGAACTGACCCTGCAAACCACCAAAAATGGGGTAAGGCTGTTCAGCGTCCCGGTGAAGGAAACAGGCAAATTGTTTAAGCTGATTCATCAATGGCCTGTATTAGCTGCGGCAGAAGCCAACAACAAATTAAAGGAATTCAAAGATACTGACCGGCTGCGTATCAAAACAACGATAAAGCTATCGCACGCTACCAGTGCGGGTTTAAGTCTTTTTGGACAGAACATTCTCAATTATGACCTGAATTTCAATCTGGTGAATGGGGTATTTTACTCACCGGAAGATATGACGAGTGCGGAAATCACAGCGGATATTTACATCGACCGGACATCCATCGAGGTATTTATCGACGGGGGTGCTTACTCATATTCCTTGGAAAGGCGGGCCGCTCAGGGTAACAAGGAAGGGTTTCAGTTTTGGGGAAATGCCATTGAGGTAAAAGGGCTGGATGTTTACAGTGCTGATACGATCTGGAAGTAGGGAAATCTGTGCGAATTTTAATGACCGGTCTCCGCTCTGGAACTCCGGCAGAGGCCGCTTCATACCCTGACGCAGTCTCAGCACCACGCCCAACTCGTAAGGAGGTATTACATTTCCTTTTTGTACACATCCCGGTTTTTTCCCTTTTGCAACAGTATGCCCCGTACAGCATCGATATAGTCTTCCAGCCCACTCACATTGGTATTGATAGCAACACTTCCGGGATTGTATGGTTCATAAGATTTTTCGGCAGTTACCTTGAATAATCCAATGGTTGGAGTTTGAACACCGCTGCTGAGGTGCATCATACCGCTGTCAGCAGCAATGAAAACAGCAGTATTGGCAATGAAAGATCCGATCACCCGGATATCCGGATGCGAATAGACCGGAGCCTTAAAATCAATCTGTGAGATGTTCTCAACTGGCAGAACCTCGATAATATTACAGCCAGGAAACTCCGTTTTTAACCTTTCATAAAATACCTTCCACCAGGTATCCGGATAACGTTTATCACCTGTTGCATTGGTAAAAAGGCAGATAGTCGGGTTAGCGTTCAAGACCAGCTCGTCCAGAATACGTTTTCCCTGCTCTATTTCCGACGGAGATAATTTCAGGTCCAAAGGGGCAATTTTTTGCTCACGCTCACCCAAACCCCATTTTTTTAAATAATTCCGGAAACGGTACACGGGAGATTTACCCAGATGCGCATGATCAGGATAATTTCCGGAAGTATCCTGCTCGGCGTCTCCAAAGAAGCGGTATTTGGCATTGGCCATCCGGGCGGAAACTCTTCCGGAAGAAGAACCGCCGACAACGTTTATCACCATATCGTAACGTTTTCTTTTAATCGCTAGCCAACCTCCCAGATATCCAAAGAAATCACTGAAAGGCTTTTTAGGCAACTGAATAATGGTGTCCACATTATCATAGTTACGGAATACCAGCGGTGCCAGATTACCCTTAACGAACAGGTCCACACGGGCATGCGGAAGCGTTTCCTTAATTTCCTGTACAAGGGGGGTAATCAGCAAGAGATTTCCCAGCCTGTGATTAGGTCTGCTGATCAGTATTTTTACAATTTCGCTCTTGTCCGACGGACCGTTACCTGTTTCTGCAGGACCAATGTTTCTGGTCAGCTTCTGCATCAGAGCCCGTCTCCATGCATTTATTTTTTTATCAAAGGTCATTTATAAAACACTTCTTTTTGATTTGCTGAATATAGGCAACACATTGTTGAAAATTAATCACCAGCTCTGCACATTCCCACTTATTTCTGTGAAGTAACAAAAAAGCAATGCATTGCAGGGCTGGCTCCAATACCGCGATATGCCTTTTCTATAAAAATTTTCAAGCGGGGTCAGGGTATACCTCCTTAAGGTTTTACGAAATCTGCGCAGATATAACCTTCTTTTGTTATCCGCCCAGAACAGATCAACAGCAGAATCAGGCGACTCTCCTGCTTCAACAGCATACGCCCTGATCAGCTTTTCGAGGTCTGCCTCCGGAATTTCCAGTTTGCCGAAATTTTGCAGCCCCTGCCGGAAATTCACCTTCATAAATCTGATGCGGTTCAGGTCCACCAGCGAAAACTGGTACCCTTCTTTCGTGGGTTTCACCAGCATATTGGTTAAGGAAAAATCGTCATGGTATACCCCGGCTTTATGAAGTTTGATGATGAATTTAAGAAGATGATGATACAAAAGCGATTGATGCGGTTTATTGTTCAAATTTCTTTTAAGTGTCTCGCGCAGGGTTTCATAAGGATGATAGACACTTATAAAAAAACTCCTTTTGAGCAAACCCAGATTGTAGTAATTGATCCATCCTACATGTGCAGGCGTACTGATCCCCCTTTTGTTCAGGTTCTGAGAGTTCCTGAACGACTTTTCCGCTTTTGACCTGGAAAACAGGGAGTAACCCAGCCTGTTAAAAAAATACATTCCCTTAAAGTCTTTAATCACAAAAGTACCCTGCGGGATCTCTATCTTTTTGATCACATTGCGGTTGTCCAGTATCACCGCCCCCATATTGTCGAAGGTTTCTGAAAGGCTTAGTGCAAATTCTCTAAGGTCAGAAAAGTCATTCCGGATATCGTATTCTATCGTATTCATGAGTGAGTAGTTAAGTTTGATCTGATGTGTCTGACATCTTGGACGGCCCAAAATGCTTTTTGTAACTATACGCTAACAACGGGGTATAACGTTGCATTTTCCGGAAGCCAGAACCCGTATACGCTAAAACCACAAGTTTTTTACCGGTGACTAAAAAATCGCACCAGTGCACGATCAAACCGGCTACGATCCCGGTAAATCGTCTGCGCGACGATGCTTAAAAAGAGGTATTGATTGAAAAATTGAACCTTCGTCGGTATATTTGTTCCTGTGACAATTCTAATACCCACTAATTCATATTACGCATGGACCCGATTGACCATTTACGCAATGAGATTAAATCACATTTCCCTGAATCATCAGAGCTGCACCTTTCCGGTTCGTTTCCCAAACACCGCCGTTATAATTTTTACTTTAAAATAACCGACAACTATCCCCACCTGCTTTACCTGAACTGGGACGGAGAAATAAGGTTTACACTGAAATGCCTGGAATTCAGCGATGCGGACCTTCTTCAAAGCCTGATGGAGGCGTACCCGGAAGCGGGAATGAAGATTTTTAACATCGGACAGCCCAAACGCACGGTTTCATTTATTTATCGCAGTAAAGACGAATTATCATTTACTGATTTAAAGGGACCTATTGATATTCATTTCGACTGGAATCATACATCGTGCAAAAAATTAATGGAATGTGTGGATCCTTCACAAAAACCGGCATGACCCAGCTCAAAAGAATATGAGAGATAAAATGGCGCACTACTGACCGCTTGAACGGCATACCTCTGGCACATGAAGAAAAACATTTCCGCTGCCCCTGTACTACTTCGCCGGCTATATGAAAGGTACTTTTGTAATGACCAGGCCGGCCCCATGTCATAGCTTATCCTCCTTATGGTTCATTTCTCTATTGTCCACTACCAAAAAAAATAATGATTTTTGGTTACCTCCGCCCCTCCTCTCCTATATATACATAAACACGGTTTAAACAGGGCCATAATCAAAATGGAAATCAATCACGTATACATAACATCGTTACCCCACTCTGATGATGTTGGCATCTTAAACCGACTTTAATTTTTTACTTATGACAGATTTCATCGGAGACATCCACGGACACGCAGACAAACTTGAAGAATTACTGCTTAAAATGGGTTACACGCACCGGAACGGAAGTTATTCCCATCCCGAAAGAAAGGTACTTTTTGTTGGAGACTATATCGACCGCGGGCCGAAAATCAGGGAAACCCTGCGAATAGTAAAAGATATGGTGGATAGTGGCAACGCAACTGCACTCATGGGAAATCATGAATTTAATGCTATCACATTCCATTATGAGCTGGAAGGCGGCGGACATTTACGCAAACACCTGATCAAAAACATGATTCAGCACTATGAAACCATCAGGCAGTTCCATAACCGGCAGAAAGAATATGACGATTATATTGAATGGTTTAAGACACTTGCTTTGTTTCAGGAGACAGAAAGTTTCAGAGCAGTCCATGCGGGTTGGGACAACCAAAGCATTGCTTTTTTAAGTAAAACATTACCAAATGGAAAACTGACGGATGATCTGATTTATAAGTCTGAAAAAAAAGAAACTGAACTGACCACAGCATTGGAAATTACCTTACGAGGTAAGCAGATCACCCTCCCCGCAGGCCATTATTACGAGGATGAAGATGGAACCAAACGCAATGAGATCAGGGTAAAGTGGTGGAAAAACCCCATGCAGTTGTCGTACAGCGAGATCAGCGTGGATCCCATAGCGACATTGCCTGAAACCCCTGTCGACCTAAGTTTACTGCCAAACGCCGATTATTATAATCATGAAAGCAAGCCTGTATTTTTTGGTCATTACTGGTTACGGGGTACTCCGGTGCTGATTCAGCAGAACCTTTGCTGCCTTGATTTCAGCATCGCAAAAAATGGACACCTGGCGGCTTACCGGTTCGACGGGGAAAAGGAGCTAAGCGACAGCAAACTGGTATATGTATAAAAATAGAACAGATACCCGGGAAAATGACCTGTTACAGATTAACAGCCTATCATTATGAAAATAGTTGAAGAAATAGTACTCTATCTTGAAAGGATAGGAAGGCTCGACAGCCGGGATATCCTGTTTTTGCGAGAAACGAGTTACCTGAGCTATTATTTTAGGACGGAGTCCGAAAAGGATGAATATGAATACCAGTGGGGGCTGAACTTTATAAATAGTACAAAACGTCTCGCAAAATGAAAAAAACTGACTCCTTTGACCGTCTTGAAAAATTTGTGCTTGAACTTGCCAGGTACGCCCATAAAGATCAAGTGCGCAAGTATACCGGCGAACCCTACATTCATCATCTTATAGGCGTGGCTAACCTTGTGAAAGAATATGGCGGCAGTACTGAAATGGTCTGTGCAGCCCTGCTGCATGATGTAGTTGAAGATACTTCCACAAGCGACGCACAACTCTATCAGATACTAAGCGCAACAGAACTTTCGGAAGAGGAAGCCCGAAAGATCGTTTCTCTCGTGATGGAGCTTACCGACAGATTCGTAAAAGAGAACTATCCCGACCTGAACCGCCGACAGCGAAAAGCTTTGGAATGCGAACGATTGTCACAGATTTCGCCTGACGCTCAAACCATCAAATTATGTGATCTAATCGATAATTCCTCCACGATCCGCGAAAGCGGGAATGACTTTGCCCGGGTCTATCTTGCCGAAAAACAGGATATACTAAAAGTGATGACCATGGGGAACCCGCAACTTTATGAACGCGCCATGCAGACAGGCCGCTGACCTATTCCGGGAATTCCCTGTGATTTTTCACTACGGTCACCTTATCCTTGAATTCCTGCAACAACCATTTTTCAGTCTGTTCGGCAGCGTACAGTGAGCGATGCTGCCCGCCGGTACATCCGAAAGATACAGACAACGAGTCATAACCGCTCTTCAGATAGCTGGTAATGCTCCGCTTCAGAATTGCCTGTATCTCAAGCAGAAAGGCGGGCATATCCGTTTCTGTCAGCAGATAATCGGCAACCGGGCCGTCTCGTCCCGTTAATGGTTTCAGATGATCCACCTGTCCAGGGTTTTTAATACACCTGCAATCAAAAACGAAACCTCCGCCATGGACTGAGGTTTCGACCGGGTATCCTTTCAGAAAAGAAAAGCTTCTGACTTCTACGGCAATCATATTTTAGATAATGGTGATGTGTTTTCGGATTGGAAGAGAATTATAATTTAACCGGGTCGTCGTCTCCAACCTGCACCGATCCCCGCTTAATATCAATGGAGGAAATATCAAAACTCCTTTTGTCACCATCCGCCTCGGACTCAACATCAAAGGTGATCTCCACCTGGATTTTATTATCGTTATCGTCCACAAGTACACCCATCAATTCCTGGGTAGTGGATGCCGAAACCCGCTCACCCGAAGGCATATTGGCCCGTAAAGTCCAGGCCAGGTTACCCTTTAGCTCCCCCAGCGCCGACTCATAATCATTAAATCCGACAGTTCCGCTTTGCGACGGATCCAGAAAAGTGAGCAGTCCGCCGGGTTCAAGTTCAAGCGTCAGTTCATGGTCGGGATCCAGATAGGTAATTCCTTCAAAAGGGCTTCTTGCCCGCTCGCGGCCTTTATCCTCATTCATGATGACACATATTCTTTTGGCAAGCTCTTCCGCAAAATCTTTTTCATCCCCTTTACCGCAGCCCGCCAGGGCGGTTACGCAAACGAATGCCAGAACAAGATATTTCCCTGTATTTGATTTGAACTTCATAACAACTGAGCAGTTAGATTACATTTAAAAATTGATTATTAAATACTTCACTCTATTTGTATTTTTGATAGTAGTCGTAAAGCGGATTTCGATCGGTC
Encoded here:
- a CDS encoding purple acid phosphatase family protein, which codes for MRLNGFTLLSILAILSGILSPVLFAQKNKTYPASPFPDRVILGFKGDPAHSQAVSWRTDATILNAMAAIHEADPSPDFQPKATVVRATSQQVTLDGSLVTFHEVNFTDLKPATQYVYRVGNGSYWSEWFQFTTASEKREPVSVLYFGDAQNDIRSMWSRAIRGAFSKMPKANLIIHAGDLVNHSYTDAEWGEWFEAGGWINGMVANLPSPGNHEYVGDGTEIRKLSGHWRPQFALPENGPEGLAETAYYIDYQGIRFISFDTEAGLQQASVMDRQIAWLEKVLRENTNRWTVMIHHHPVLSTNSSKKRSNDDWHTKLELLYKKYKVDIALQGHEHTYARGVNIPIGQSRKKPDGPVYVVSVSGPKMSGLAPQDWMDRAAANTQLYQTITISEDKLSYQAFTVSGDLYDTFELIKNRKGVNRLKELSTEIKIRERVELPERMLKSLKEEDLKEYNERFRAYKKRKGLN
- a CDS encoding ArnT family glycosyltransferase, with translation MTKKALILGFFILVKFALHYVIIAPEYDLHRDEYLHLDQGKHLAWGYLSVPPFTSWISFLIQLLGNSEHWVKFFPALFGVLTLVVVWKATEKLGGNLFALILGATAITFSALLRINMLYQPNSADVLGWTLLYFFVLQYIQTGTNKWLYLAAMLAGISFLNKYNIVFLAAGLAPALLLTRHRKLFTNKGLYLAVLLTFLIILPNLIWQYQHHFPVIHHMKLLSKTQLVNVNRLDFLKEQVLFFLGSAFVILAAFISFFIYPAFRKYQVFFWSFVFTLSLFTYLRAKGYYAIGLYPIFIAFGSVYLETIFTKRLAWLRPVAVLAIIGLFIPAFRVAFPMKSPADIALDSKTYKNLGLLRWEDGKDHELPQDFADMLGWKELAEKVDAAYEKISDKKHTLVLCDNYGQAGAINYYSKFKNISAVTLHADYIDWISLNDEVKNIILVQNADDDDKERKKEKPLFREIRQTDSLKNPFAREFGTSIYVLLDARVSINDILRKDMEEKRWR
- a CDS encoding glycoside hydrolase family 32 protein, with the translated sequence MSGIEITTRKSIMKMIRTFLILFFTCLGLSLSQAADITIKITNRYLNLPVSQKQNRGTMQFEVGGKQERAFKIRLAADPEYWVFCDMAALRGQTIKISYDGHAAGLDKIYQADQIAGQDSLYREKNRPQFHFTSRRGWNNDPNGLIFYEGEYHLFYQHNPYEKEWENMSWGHAVSEDMLHWKELPTALSPDHLGTMFSGSTVIDYNNTAGFNKGNTPAMVAVYTADSPEKEVQCIAYSLDKGRTWTKYDQNPVIDSKAKWNSKDTRDPRVFWYKPGKHWVLVLNERDGHTIYTSKNLKDWKAESHVTGFWECPDLFELPVDGDRSKTKWVMYGASNTYMVGSFDGKTFRPESGKHYYTTGTIYAAQTFTNIPESDGRRIQIGWGRVSHPGMPFNGMMLLPTELTLQTTKNGVRLFSVPVKETGKLFKLIHQWPVLAAAEANNKLKEFKDTDRLRIKTTIKLSHATSAGLSLFGQNILNYDLNFNLVNGVFYSPEDMTSAEITADIYIDRTSIEVFIDGGAYSYSLERRAAQGNKEGFQFWGNAIEVKGLDVYSADTIWK
- a CDS encoding glycosyltransferase family 9 protein; the protein is MTFDKKINAWRRALMQKLTRNIGPAETGNGPSDKSEIVKILISRPNHRLGNLLLITPLVQEIKETLPHARVDLFVKGNLAPLVFRNYDNVDTIIQLPKKPFSDFFGYLGGWLAIKRKRYDMVINVVGGSSSGRVSARMANAKYRFFGDAEQDTSGNYPDHAHLGKSPVYRFRNYLKKWGLGEREQKIAPLDLKLSPSEIEQGKRILDELVLNANPTICLFTNATGDKRYPDTWWKVFYERLKTEFPGCNIIEVLPVENISQIDFKAPVYSHPDIRVIGSFIANTAVFIAADSGMMHLSSGVQTPTIGLFKVTAEKSYEPYNPGSVAINTNVSGLEDYIDAVRGILLQKGKNRDVYKKEM
- a CDS encoding lipopolysaccharide kinase InaA family protein, which gives rise to MNTIEYDIRNDFSDLREFALSLSETFDNMGAVILDNRNVIKKIEIPQGTFVIKDFKGMYFFNRLGYSLFSRSKAEKSFRNSQNLNKRGISTPAHVGWINYYNLGLLKRSFFISVYHPYETLRETLKRNLNNKPHQSLLYHHLLKFIIKLHKAGVYHDDFSLTNMLVKPTKEGYQFSLVDLNRIRFMKVNFRQGLQNFGKLEIPEADLEKLIRAYAVEAGESPDSAVDLFWADNKRRLYLRRFRKTLRRYTLTPLENFYRKGISRYWSQPCNALLFCYFTEISGNVQSW
- a CDS encoding metallophosphoesterase — encoded protein: MTDFIGDIHGHADKLEELLLKMGYTHRNGSYSHPERKVLFVGDYIDRGPKIRETLRIVKDMVDSGNATALMGNHEFNAITFHYELEGGGHLRKHLIKNMIQHYETIRQFHNRQKEYDDYIEWFKTLALFQETESFRAVHAGWDNQSIAFLSKTLPNGKLTDDLIYKSEKKETELTTALEITLRGKQITLPAGHYYEDEDGTKRNEIRVKWWKNPMQLSYSEISVDPIATLPETPVDLSLLPNADYYNHESKPVFFGHYWLRGTPVLIQQNLCCLDFSIAKNGHLAAYRFDGEKELSDSKLVYV
- a CDS encoding HD domain-containing protein, with amino-acid sequence MKKTDSFDRLEKFVLELARYAHKDQVRKYTGEPYIHHLIGVANLVKEYGGSTEMVCAALLHDVVEDTSTSDAQLYQILSATELSEEEARKIVSLVMELTDRFVKENYPDLNRRQRKALECERLSQISPDAQTIKLCDLIDNSSTIRESGNDFARVYLAEKQDILKVMTMGNPQLYERAMQTGR
- a CDS encoding RapZ C-terminal domain-containing protein: MIAVEVRSFSFLKGYPVETSVHGGGFVFDCRCIKNPGQVDHLKPLTGRDGPVADYLLTETDMPAFLLEIQAILKRSITSYLKSGYDSLSVSFGCTGGQHRSLYAAEQTEKWLLQEFKDKVTVVKNHREFPE